Proteins encoded in a region of the Orcinus orca chromosome X, mOrcOrc1.1, whole genome shotgun sequence genome:
- the RENBP gene encoding N-acylglucosamine 2-epimerase isoform X2, with protein MEKERETLQAWKERVEHELDVVVAFWLEHSHDQEHGGFFTCLGRDGQVYDDLKYVWLQGRQVWMYCRLYRKLERFRRPELLNAAKAGGEFLLRYARVAPPAKKCAFVLTRDGRPVKVQRTIFSECFYTMAMNELWRVTGDAQYQSEAVEMMDQIVHWVREDPSGLGRPQLPGAPAAESMAVPMMLLSLVEQLGEADDELAGSYAELGDWCARRILRHVQRGGQAVLENVSEDGEGLSGCLGRHQNPGHALEAGWFLLRHAVRRGDPKLRAHVIDKFLLLPFRSGWDPDHGGLFYFQDADGLCPTQLEWAMKLWWPHSEAMIAFLMGYSESGDSALLNIFYQVAEYTFRQFRDPEYGEWFGYLNREGKIALTIKGGPFKGCFHVPRCLAMCEEMLSDLLSRLAPASAPAPAPAPALSARSPPADPARRGAE; from the exons atggagaaggagagagagacccTGCAGGCCTGGAAGGAGCGGGTGGAGCACGAGCTGGATGTCGTGGTGGCTTTCTGGTTGGAGCACTCCCACGACCAGGAGCACGG GGGCTTCTTCACGTGCCTTGGCCGTGACGGGCAGGTGTATGACGACCTCAAGTACGTCTGGCTGCAGGGGAGGCAG GTGTGGATGTATTGTCGCCTGTACCGCAAGCTTGAGCGCTTCCGCCGCCCTGAGCTTCTGAATGCGGCTAAAGCAG GTGGCGAATTTTTGCTGCGTTATGCCCGAGTGGCACCTCCTGCAAAGAAGTGTGCCTTTGTGCTGACGAGGGACGGCCGCCCGGTCAAGGTGCAGCGGACCATCTTCAGCGAGTGTTTCTACACCATGGCCATGAATGAGCTGTGGAGGGTGACAGGGGACGCGCAGTACCAG AGCGAAGCGGTGGAGATGATGGATCAGATCGTGCACTGGGTGCGGGAGGACCCCTCTGGGCTGGGCCGGCCCCAGCTCCCTGGGGCCCCGGCCGCGGAGTCCATGGCAGTGCCCATGATGCTTCTCAGCCTGGTGGAGCAGCTCGGGGAGGCCGACGACGAGCTGGCGGGCAGCTACGCGGAGCTGGGGGACTGGTGCGCTCGGAGGATTCTGCGGCACGTgcag AGGGGTGGGCAGGCTGTGCTGGAGAATGTGTCAGAGGATGGCGAGGGGCTTTCTGGCTGCCTGGGGAGACACCAGAACCCAG GCCACGCGCTGGAAGCTGGCTGGTTCCTGCTCCGTCACGCCGTCCGGAGAGGTGACCCCAAACTTCGAGCCCACGTTATCGACAAGTTCCTATTGTTGCCTTTCCGCTCTGGATGGGATCCCGACCATGGAGGTCTCTTCTACTTCCAGGATGCTGACGGCCTATGCCCCACCCAG CTGGAGTGGGCCATGAAGCTCTGGTGGCCGCACAGCGAAGCCATGATCGCCTTCCTCATGGGCTACAGTGAGAGCGGGGACTCCGCCTTGCTGAACATCTTCTACCAGGTGGCCGAGTACACTTTCCGCCAG TTTCGCGATCCCGAGTACGGGGAATGGTTTGGCTACCTGAACCGAGAAGGGAAGATCGCCCTCACCATCAAGGGGGGTCCTTTCAAAG GCTGCTTCCACGTGCCGCGGTGCCTCGCCATGTGCGAGGAGATGCTGAGTGACCTGCTGAGCCGCCTCGCCCCGGCctcggccccggccccggccccggccccggccctcAGCGCCCGGTCTCCGCCCGCCGACCCCGCCCGCCGAGGCGCAGAATAA
- the RENBP gene encoding N-acylglucosamine 2-epimerase isoform X1, with protein sequence MGRSEGEPCLQVQVSQDMEKERETLQAWKERVEHELDVVVAFWLEHSHDQEHGGFFTCLGRDGQVYDDLKYVWLQGRQVWMYCRLYRKLERFRRPELLNAAKAGGEFLLRYARVAPPAKKCAFVLTRDGRPVKVQRTIFSECFYTMAMNELWRVTGDAQYQSEAVEMMDQIVHWVREDPSGLGRPQLPGAPAAESMAVPMMLLSLVEQLGEADDELAGSYAELGDWCARRILRHVQRGGQAVLENVSEDGEGLSGCLGRHQNPGHALEAGWFLLRHAVRRGDPKLRAHVIDKFLLLPFRSGWDPDHGGLFYFQDADGLCPTQLEWAMKLWWPHSEAMIAFLMGYSESGDSALLNIFYQVAEYTFRQFRDPEYGEWFGYLNREGKIALTIKGGPFKGCFHVPRCLAMCEEMLSDLLSRLAPASAPAPAPAPALSARSPPADPARRGAE encoded by the exons ATGGGGAGGTCTGAGGGGGAGCCGTGCCTCCAAGTGCAAGTTTCCCAGGAcatggagaaggagagagagacccTGCAGGCCTGGAAGGAGCGGGTGGAGCACGAGCTGGATGTCGTGGTGGCTTTCTGGTTGGAGCACTCCCACGACCAGGAGCACGG GGGCTTCTTCACGTGCCTTGGCCGTGACGGGCAGGTGTATGACGACCTCAAGTACGTCTGGCTGCAGGGGAGGCAG GTGTGGATGTATTGTCGCCTGTACCGCAAGCTTGAGCGCTTCCGCCGCCCTGAGCTTCTGAATGCGGCTAAAGCAG GTGGCGAATTTTTGCTGCGTTATGCCCGAGTGGCACCTCCTGCAAAGAAGTGTGCCTTTGTGCTGACGAGGGACGGCCGCCCGGTCAAGGTGCAGCGGACCATCTTCAGCGAGTGTTTCTACACCATGGCCATGAATGAGCTGTGGAGGGTGACAGGGGACGCGCAGTACCAG AGCGAAGCGGTGGAGATGATGGATCAGATCGTGCACTGGGTGCGGGAGGACCCCTCTGGGCTGGGCCGGCCCCAGCTCCCTGGGGCCCCGGCCGCGGAGTCCATGGCAGTGCCCATGATGCTTCTCAGCCTGGTGGAGCAGCTCGGGGAGGCCGACGACGAGCTGGCGGGCAGCTACGCGGAGCTGGGGGACTGGTGCGCTCGGAGGATTCTGCGGCACGTgcag AGGGGTGGGCAGGCTGTGCTGGAGAATGTGTCAGAGGATGGCGAGGGGCTTTCTGGCTGCCTGGGGAGACACCAGAACCCAG GCCACGCGCTGGAAGCTGGCTGGTTCCTGCTCCGTCACGCCGTCCGGAGAGGTGACCCCAAACTTCGAGCCCACGTTATCGACAAGTTCCTATTGTTGCCTTTCCGCTCTGGATGGGATCCCGACCATGGAGGTCTCTTCTACTTCCAGGATGCTGACGGCCTATGCCCCACCCAG CTGGAGTGGGCCATGAAGCTCTGGTGGCCGCACAGCGAAGCCATGATCGCCTTCCTCATGGGCTACAGTGAGAGCGGGGACTCCGCCTTGCTGAACATCTTCTACCAGGTGGCCGAGTACACTTTCCGCCAG TTTCGCGATCCCGAGTACGGGGAATGGTTTGGCTACCTGAACCGAGAAGGGAAGATCGCCCTCACCATCAAGGGGGGTCCTTTCAAAG GCTGCTTCCACGTGCCGCGGTGCCTCGCCATGTGCGAGGAGATGCTGAGTGACCTGCTGAGCCGCCTCGCCCCGGCctcggccccggccccggccccggccccggccctcAGCGCCCGGTCTCCGCCCGCCGACCCCGCCCGCCGAGGCGCAGAATAA
- the RENBP gene encoding N-acylglucosamine 2-epimerase isoform X3, whose translation MGRSEGEPCLQVQVSQDMEKERETLQAWKERVEHELDVVVAFWLEHSHDQEHGGFFTCLGRDGQVYDDLKYVWLQGRQVWMYCRLYRKLERFRRPELLNAAKAERSGGDDGSDRALGAGGPLWAGPAPAPWGPGRGVHGSAHDASQPGGAARGGRRRAGGQLRGAGGLVRSEDSAARAGHALEAGWFLLRHAVRRGDPKLRAHVIDKFLLLPFRSGWDPDHGGLFYFQDADGLCPTQLEWAMKLWWPHSEAMIAFLMGYSESGDSALLNIFYQVAEYTFRQFRDPEYGEWFGYLNREGKIALTIKGGPFKGCFHVPRCLAMCEEMLSDLLSRLAPASAPAPAPAPALSARSPPADPARRGAE comes from the exons ATGGGGAGGTCTGAGGGGGAGCCGTGCCTCCAAGTGCAAGTTTCCCAGGAcatggagaaggagagagagacccTGCAGGCCTGGAAGGAGCGGGTGGAGCACGAGCTGGATGTCGTGGTGGCTTTCTGGTTGGAGCACTCCCACGACCAGGAGCACGG GGGCTTCTTCACGTGCCTTGGCCGTGACGGGCAGGTGTATGACGACCTCAAGTACGTCTGGCTGCAGGGGAGGCAG GTGTGGATGTATTGTCGCCTGTACCGCAAGCTTGAGCGCTTCCGCCGCCCTGAGCTTCTGAATGCGGCTAAAGCAG AGCGAAGCGGTGGAGATGATGGATCAGATCGTGCACTGGGTGCGGGAGGACCCCTCTGGGCTGGGCCGGCCCCAGCTCCCTGGGGCCCCGGCCGCGGAGTCCATGGCAGTGCCCATGATGCTTCTCAGCCTGGTGGAGCAGCTCGGGGAGGCCGACGACGAGCTGGCGGGCAGCTACGCGGAGCTGGGGGACTGGTGCGCTCGGAGGATTCTGCGGCACGTgcag GCCACGCGCTGGAAGCTGGCTGGTTCCTGCTCCGTCACGCCGTCCGGAGAGGTGACCCCAAACTTCGAGCCCACGTTATCGACAAGTTCCTATTGTTGCCTTTCCGCTCTGGATGGGATCCCGACCATGGAGGTCTCTTCTACTTCCAGGATGCTGACGGCCTATGCCCCACCCAG CTGGAGTGGGCCATGAAGCTCTGGTGGCCGCACAGCGAAGCCATGATCGCCTTCCTCATGGGCTACAGTGAGAGCGGGGACTCCGCCTTGCTGAACATCTTCTACCAGGTGGCCGAGTACACTTTCCGCCAG TTTCGCGATCCCGAGTACGGGGAATGGTTTGGCTACCTGAACCGAGAAGGGAAGATCGCCCTCACCATCAAGGGGGGTCCTTTCAAAG GCTGCTTCCACGTGCCGCGGTGCCTCGCCATGTGCGAGGAGATGCTGAGTGACCTGCTGAGCCGCCTCGCCCCGGCctcggccccggccccggccccggccccggccctcAGCGCCCGGTCTCCGCCCGCCGACCCCGCCCGCCGAGGCGCAGAATAA